The following coding sequences lie in one Topomyia yanbarensis strain Yona2022 unplaced genomic scaffold, ASM3024719v1 HiC_scaffold_497, whole genome shotgun sequence genomic window:
- the LOC131695700 gene encoding uncharacterized protein LOC131695700, with protein sequence MDEYVKSFLKLWELEDLITRFEIEEVNEKAFKCLSDDIIRELIPKLGKRAIFKKAYQEYRDALVSDVQPVVKQSTDTVQNEASSESPVEVKTESVEEEKAKEEDISVDIKIEVTDDDEHVVEVLHHNFTPKQNDDSSTLNVHCTKNPQPKVMIDPLVDFSEQDLKTAADLRALVKVCLHDRLKTSTFLTPTKRSILSEEIVKFLYDKHKGVLSNEILHDWARAVEVVFTSEVTAFYFRQSEDGSQTAGKLIDCYRKIRRLRSGQASG encoded by the exons ATGGATGAATATGTAAAATCGTTCCTCAAACTTTGGGAGCTGGAGGATTTGATAACCAGATTTGAAA TTGAGGAAGTTAACGAGAAGGCGTTCAAATGTCTGTCGGACGATATTATTCGGGAACTAATACCTAAATTAGGTAAAAGagcaattttcaaaaaagcCTACCAAGAATATCGTGATGCACTGGTAAGCGATGTCCAGCCTGTTGTGAAACAGTCGACCGATACTGTTCAAAATGAAGCTTCGTCTGAATCTCCCGTAGAAGTTAAAACAGAAAGTGTG GAGGAGGAAAAGGCTAAGGAAGAGGACATCTCCGTTGACATCAAAATCGAAGTTACCGATGACGACGAGCATGTAGTGGAGGTTCTACATCATAATTTTACGCCAAAACAGAATGACGACTCGTCGACTCTGAACGTACATTGCACCAAAAATCCACAGCCTAAAGTCATGATTGATCCTCTGGTTGATTTTTCCGAGCAAGATCTCAAAACAGCAGCCGATTTACGCGCACTTGTTAAGGTGTGTCTTCACGATCGCTTAAAGACGAGCACATTCCTAACGCCCACCAAGCGGAGCATACTAAGTGAAGAAATTGTAAAGTTTCTGTATGATAAACATAAAGGAGTTTTGAGCAACGAAATACTGCATGACTGGGCCCGAGCCGTGGAGGTGGTGTTCACTTCCGAAGTTACAGCATTCTACTTTAGGCAATCGGAAGATGGATCGCAGACTGCCGGCAAACTGATCGATTGCTACAGGAAAATTAGGCGGTTGCGCAGTGGACAAGCGAGTGGTTGA